A single window of Rhodamnia argentea isolate NSW1041297 chromosome 5, ASM2092103v1, whole genome shotgun sequence DNA harbors:
- the LOC115728065 gene encoding probable BOI-related E3 ubiquitin-protein ligase 3 translates to MAIQAQLYPGNNVGVGLPTWGSSQGYAVAADRSGCGHDNGFSGMKQREQQQLQLELFLQQQQQLQNHDQRNHGNWCFDNASLVITAEDGAAPIAAAAASSYSYYQSLPFQLDPHGQEIDHLLRLQNERLRWLVHEQSKRQAESMMRKIESRVQILLMQKDEEIAQAARKTAELEELLRKLEAEGREWQRVARENEAMVASLSNTLEQLKDSPCCSSSSSCNSNGNAGEDDVESRRRGAAMANANPNGESGKSGTGEKGAGICRCCNARESSVLFMPCRHVGCCPACEPLLGSCPVCRMVKKASEVVLFF, encoded by the exons ATGGCCATTCAAGCGCAGTTGTATCCTGGGAATAACGTTGGCGTCGGGTTGCCAACGTGGGGCTCTTCTCAAGGTTATGCCGTTGCCGCCGACCGCAGTGGTTGTGGACACGACAATGGCTTTTCTGGGATGAAACAGAGAGAGCAACAGCAATTGCAATTGGAGCTGTtcttgcagcagcagcagcagctgcagaATCATGACCAGAGGAACCATGGAAACTGGTGTTTTGACAACGCCTCGCTTGTGATTACTGCTGAAGACGGTGCAGCCCcaattgctgctgctgctgcttcttcttattcttattACCAGAGCCTCCCTTTCCAACTCGATCCGCACGGCCAAGAAATCGACCACCTCCTTAGACTACAG AACGAGAGGTTGAGGTGGCTGGTGCACGAACAGAGCAAGCGGCAAGCCGAGTCGATGATGAGGAAGATCGAATCGAGAGTGCAGATCTTGTTAATGCAAAAGGATGAAGAGATCGCCCAAGCGGCAAGAAAAACCGCGGAGCTGGAGGAGCTCCTGAGGAAGCTGGAGGCGGAGGGCCGGGAGTGGCAAAGGGTGGCCCGAGAGAATGAGGCCATGGTTGCATCGCTTAGCAACACGCTCGAGCAGCTGAAGGACAGCCCCTGTTGCAGTAGCTCGAGCTCCTGCAACAGCAATGGAAATGCAGGAGAAGACGATGTGGAGTCACGCCGTCGAGGCGCGGCGATGGCAAACGCGAATCCAAACGGAGAGAGCGGTAAATCGGGAACTGGCGAGAAGGGCGCCGGAATTTGCCGGTGCTGTAACGCGAGAGAGTCGTCGGTGTTGTTCATGCCTTGCAGGCACGTCGGATGCTGCCCGGCGTGTGAGCCTCTTCTGGGTTCCTGTCCTGTCTGCAGAATGGTGAAGAAAGCTAGCGAGGTGGTTTTGTTTTTCTag